CGACATCGGAGGATCCGCAGGCTGGGCAAGGGGGGAGCTCGGTTTCCCCGCTGCGCAGCAACTTCTCGAACCGTTTGCCGCAGCTCTTGCAGCTGAATTCATAAAGTGGCACGTCTCCTCCTTCTCACCTTCCGGCCGACGGTGATCATCTCGCCAGAACCGTCAACTCCCCTACTTTCTCCCCTCTTCTTCTCCGCATTCCTTCTTTTTGTCGCCCCGCGCCGCGAGGTCGCACGCATCGGACATTCAGGTGGCAATCCCGAAACGCGGCAGGATATATTTCTGCAGCGCCACCCAAACGACAACCACTCCTACGAACACCAATATTCCCGTCATGGCTTTCCTCTCCTTTCTATTTTAGCTGAAAGCGCACCCATGCAGTAACCTTCCGCACCGCAGCCCCCTCTTCACCACAAGAAGTATATATATTACTTTATGTATATGTGCAAGACGAATCTCACTTTTCAGGCAGGAACAGGGAAAGACGAGGAGAGGACCCAACTGCCTCAGAGGGTAATAGGCGGCGATCGCCATGAATGTGAATACTTTACTATAGGGATTAGCTTTTCATTGACAGAAGTACAGTCGGCTTATAAAGTAGGCGGTCAGTTATAAGCCGGAGGTGAGCTATTGGAATTCGATAAAAGCAGGGACTTTAGCAAGGAAGCGGAGATGCTGAAGGTGCTCGGTCATCCGATCCGATTGAAGATAGTGGCGGGCCTGTGCGCACAGGCATGCAACGTAAAAACCATGTGGGAATGTCTCGAACTCCCCCAGGCAACCGTCAGCCAGCATCTCGCTCTCCTGAAGAACAAGGGGATCATCGAGGGGACCCGCGAGGGGGTCGAGGTGCGCTACTCAGTGGTGAGCCAGTTCGCCCGCGACCTGGTCAGAGTCCTCATGCAGCAATAGCATCGGTGCCGGTCCTTCCCGATCGGCACTCACCCCTTCTCTCCCAGCACTTCCCACCAATTCCGCAAACCTCATCCTGCCGCACCCAGAGTCGCGGAAAAGGCAGTTCCGGCTTGCTTTTTCACCGTCCATCTCTTAACATCGACCAGTTGCGACGACACCCGGCAACAATCTGCGCCTTCTTGCACAGGTTACGCCGCGTGACGAGCCGCACTCCCCCATAGATATTCAGGATCCGCTTCCCCTGAAGACAGAGATACATGTCCGATAAATACGTCGAAAAAACGTTTCTCTACCTGCTTGCTCTGTCCATCCTCCTGCACGTGGCGGGATACTTCGTGTTTTCCCGGATGGAGACCGCAAAGCCTGAGGTAAAGGACGAGCCGATGATGGTCGATCTGAGCACCATCCCGGACATCCCCCCTGCACCGCTTCAGGCTCAGAAGGAACCTCCGCTGCCGGAGTCCCCCCCCGTACCGAAAGCCCCCGCACCGGAGAAATCCCCTGTCCCGACTCCAAAGCTCGCCGAGCGCATCGACAACCCGCCACCGCTCCCCGCATCCCGCGCCCCCCAGAGAGAAGCGAAGATCGCACCGCGTGTGACTACCCCCGAAGCGGATCGCGGCACTGCAGGAAAGCAGCAGGGGGGGAAGCCGCCTGCCGTCTCGGAGGACGGCATCCGTCCGCCCGACGCGGATGCGAGAAGAGGCACCGGTGGTAATGACATCTTCAGGGTGCGCAAAGGGGAAGGGAAAGGGGACGAGATAGGACTTTCGAAGCTCTTCCCGAGCCAGAAGAGGCTCGCGAGCCTCGAGGAGGGGTACCGGAAGAAGTATGAGGGGGCGGAGCAGGGTGACACCCGGATGATGGACACGGACGACCCGACGATCGCGGTGTACAGCCATCGGCTCCTCGTCGCCGCCAACGACAGCCTGAAAGTGCTGGCGCGCAGGACGGCGAGTCACGGTGCCGGTGTCGGCGTGCTGCAGGTAACGATCAGGCGGGACGGGTCGATCGAGAGCGTGAAGATGGTGGAAACCACACGGAGCGCCGCTCTGGACAACCTCGCCCTCACGGCAGTGCGGGAGACGGGGTACGTGGGGCCGCTCCCGAAGAAGTGGCAGCACGAAAAGCTCAACCTCCTGTGGATCTTCGTGTCGTCGCAGTCACCGCAAGGATACTGAGCACCCAAATCCCCCCTGTCCCCCCTTCGCAAAGGGGGGAACGCGACGGCTCCTGCAGTGCTGCGTGGGGAAATCCCTTGATGGGGGTGCAGTGGTGGGGGGCGTCTAGGAGGCGTTCACCTTCTTGAGCTCCATGTTGTCGAGGGGGCCAAGCCGCTGCCGCAGAAACTCCAGGAAGTCGCCGTTGAATTCCGCCCTCTTGAGCGCCATATCCACAGTCGCCTTCAAAAAGCCCAGTTTGTCGCCGCAGTCGTGGCGCACCCCATCGAACTCGTATCCGAAAATCGGCTCGTCATGCGCCAGCGTCCTTATGGCGTCCGTTATCTGGATTTCCCCCCCCTTTCCCGGTTCCTGCTTCTCGAGGATCGGGAAAATTCCGGGGGTGAGGACGTAGCGGCCGATAATGGCGAGATCTGAAGGAGCCTCCGACTTCTTCGGCTTCTCCACCATGTCGAGCACCTCGTACACCCGGTCCTCCAGGGGGGTTGCCCGCACGCACCCGTACGCGGAGATATTCTCCATCGGCACCTTTTCCAGCGCCAGCACCGTGCCGCCATGTCTTTCATAGACTTTCAGAAGTTGGGAGAGGCAGGGAATGCGGGAATCGATGATGTCGTCCCCGAGAAGAACGGCGAACGGCTCGTCGCAGACGAACTCCTTCGCGCAAAGTATGGCGTGCCCGAGCCCGAGCGCCTGCTTCTGCCTCACGTAGAAGATGTTCACCATCTCCGCGATCTGGCGAACCTGGGAAAGTTCCTTGTCCTTCCCCTTGTCATAAAGAAGCGATTCCAGCTCCGGCGCGATGTCGAAGTGGTCCTCAAGGGCCCGCTTGCTGCGGCCGGTGACAAAGAGCACCTGCTCGATCCCCGCGGCTACCGCCTCCTCGACGACGTACTGCACCAGCGGCTTGTCGATGAGGGGGAGCATCTCTTTCGGGGTCGATTTGGTCGCCGGAAGAAACCTCGTTCCGAGACCCGCCACAGGGAAAACGGCCTTTCTCACTTTCATGACAAGACTCCTTTTCGTTGGCGCTCGCTGCACCGATCGCCCCTGCCGCCAGCTCGCTGCCCCTCCTGGTGAGCGCCTGAAGAAGGAGGCAGCCCCGAAGGAGAATCCTCCACCGGGGCTGCGATCGGCTTATTTCATATGTCTCTTCGCTGCTTCGAGGGTGTTGTAGAGGAGCATGGTTATGGTCATGGGACCGACCCCTCCCGGCACCGGCGTAATGGCGGAGGCCCGGGTGCTGGCGGTGGCGAACTCCACGTCCCCCACGAGCTTCTTCTCCCCCACGCGGTTCACACCGACGTCGATGACGACCGCCCCTTCCTTGATCCACTCCCCCTTGATCATCTCCGGCTGTCCCACCGCAGCGATGAGGACGTCGGCATGTGCGACCTTCGCCGGCAGATCCTTTGTTTTGGAGTGGCACAGGGTGACGGTGGCATTCTGCTGCAGGCACATGAAGGCGACGGGCTTCCCGACGATGTTGGAGCGCCCGACTACCACCACTTCCTTCCCGGAAAGGTCGACGCCTGCTTCCTTCAGCATGACCATAACGCCGTAAGGGGTGCACGGCTGGAAAAGGGGTTTCCCTATCACGAGGCGCCCCACGTTGTAGGGGTGGAACCCGTCGGCGTCCTTCTCCGGTGAGATCGCTTCCAGGACCTTTTCGGTATTTATGTGCTTCGGGAGGGGCAACTGGACCAGGATCCCGTGGATCTTGTCGTCCTTGTTCAGCTTCTCTATGAGGGCGAGGAGCTCGCTCTCCGTCGTCTCCGCGGGGAGCTTGTACTCGTCGGAGTAGATCCCCACGTCGCTGCACGCCTTCTCCTTCATGGAGACATACACCTTGCTCGCCGGGTCCTCACCTACAAGAACCACCGCAAGGCCCGGCACTACGCCCGCCTCCTTGAGACGCGCCGTCTCTGCCGAAATCTGCGCACGGACTTTGGCGGCGATTGCCTTGCCGTCAATGATATTTGCCATAGTATTGCATCCTTTCCTGGGGCGGATAAAACCGGCTCCCGCTCCTAATTAAACACCATAATTAGAGTAATTTCAATTTTTTGACTGGTGAAAAAGGTTACCGCGAAGGGACTTTGCAGTGGGGCGTAAAAAAAACCCCCGTTTCCGGGGGTCTGGAATTTTTTAGGAAGCGGAAGGGCAACCTGAGCAACTTCCCCCCGAAGAGCAGGGCTTCGGAGTGGCGGGCTTGCTGTTTGCGGAGCTGTACCCGTCCCCGTACCAGCCCTGTCCCTTGAGGGAGAACCCGGACTGGGAGATCATTTTGCGCACTTCGCCGCCGCAGGCGGGGCACTCGGTCGCCGGCGCATCGGAAAATTTCTGGCGTACCTCGAAGACGTTGTCGCAGCTTGTGCACTGATATTCGTAGAGCGGCATAATACACTACCTCCTGTTAAGTCTTGTCGAGGTCAATATAAGTATTACCCCCTCAGGTTGTCAAGGTGTAAACCCGGACCTTTCGCGAGCGCCGGAGAGAAATCCGCACGCCGCAGATCCGTCAGCTCGCTGGCGCCAGGAACAGGATCTCCTCCTCCCCTACCCCTTCGACCTCCACGACCTTGTGCCGCGACTTCGCGCCGGAGCGGATGCTGACGCGCGACTTCGCCACCCCGAGCGCCTTTGCTATCAGCTCCACGCACTGCTTGTTCGCCGCATCCTCGACGGGGGGGGAGGTGAGCCGAAGCCTCAGCTCACCCTCCTTCACGCCGCAGATCTCGGCGCGCGAGGCGCGCGGCTGCACATGCACGGGGAAAAAGACCCCGTCCTCTGTCCGGGTGAGCTGCAGCCGGTCACTCATTGTCGAGTGCGAGGAGCTTGTAGTAGTTGTCCAGAAGCGCCTTGAAGCTCCCCTCGAACTGCGACCTTTCCCTCTTGAGCTCCTGGATCTGGTTCCGGAGAGTGGCGAGGGTATGCTCCGCGTCGGCGACGATCCGCTCTCCCTTGAGCTCCGCCTCGGAGATCAGGAGCTGCGCTTCCTTCTGGGCGTTCGCCTTCATCTCCTCGGTGATGCGGTGCGCCGCCAGCATCGTCTCCCTGAGCTGGCTCTCGCGCGACTCCATCTCCGTGATCTGCGTCGCGCTCCTCGCGAGTTTCTCCTTCAGCTCGTTGTTCTCGCGCAGCAGCTCCTCCATCTCCTCCGCCACGGTCTGCAGGAAGGCGTCCA
The DNA window shown above is from Geomonas sp. RF6 and carries:
- a CDS encoding FmdB family zinc ribbon protein — translated: MPLYEFSCKSCGKRFEKLLRSGETELPPCPACGSSDVGREVSGFAEVTPPGCSPGGG
- a CDS encoding ArsR/SmtB family transcription factor — protein: MEFDKSRDFSKEAEMLKVLGHPIRLKIVAGLCAQACNVKTMWECLELPQATVSQHLALLKNKGIIEGTREGVEVRYSVVSQFARDLVRVLMQQ
- a CDS encoding energy transducer TonB family protein, whose protein sequence is MSDKYVEKTFLYLLALSILLHVAGYFVFSRMETAKPEVKDEPMMVDLSTIPDIPPAPLQAQKEPPLPESPPVPKAPAPEKSPVPTPKLAERIDNPPPLPASRAPQREAKIAPRVTTPEADRGTAGKQQGGKPPAVSEDGIRPPDADARRGTGGNDIFRVRKGEGKGDEIGLSKLFPSQKRLASLEEGYRKKYEGAEQGDTRMMDTDDPTIAVYSHRLLVAANDSLKVLARRTASHGAGVGVLQVTIRRDGSIESVKMVETTRSAALDNLALTAVRETGYVGPLPKKWQHEKLNLLWIFVSSQSPQGY
- the galU gene encoding UTP--glucose-1-phosphate uridylyltransferase GalU, coding for MKVRKAVFPVAGLGTRFLPATKSTPKEMLPLIDKPLVQYVVEEAVAAGIEQVLFVTGRSKRALEDHFDIAPELESLLYDKGKDKELSQVRQIAEMVNIFYVRQKQALGLGHAILCAKEFVCDEPFAVLLGDDIIDSRIPCLSQLLKVYERHGGTVLALEKVPMENISAYGCVRATPLEDRVYEVLDMVEKPKKSEAPSDLAIIGRYVLTPGIFPILEKQEPGKGGEIQITDAIRTLAHDEPIFGYEFDGVRHDCGDKLGFLKATVDMALKRAEFNGDFLEFLRQRLGPLDNMELKKVNAS
- the folD gene encoding bifunctional methylenetetrahydrofolate dehydrogenase/methenyltetrahydrofolate cyclohydrolase FolD, producing MANIIDGKAIAAKVRAQISAETARLKEAGVVPGLAVVLVGEDPASKVYVSMKEKACSDVGIYSDEYKLPAETTESELLALIEKLNKDDKIHGILVQLPLPKHINTEKVLEAISPEKDADGFHPYNVGRLVIGKPLFQPCTPYGVMVMLKEAGVDLSGKEVVVVGRSNIVGKPVAFMCLQQNATVTLCHSKTKDLPAKVAHADVLIAAVGQPEMIKGEWIKEGAVVIDVGVNRVGEKKLVGDVEFATASTRASAITPVPGGVGPMTITMLLYNTLEAAKRHMK
- a CDS encoding FmdB family zinc ribbon protein, which translates into the protein MPLYEYQCTSCDNVFEVRQKFSDAPATECPACGGEVRKMISQSGFSLKGQGWYGDGYSSANSKPATPKPCSSGGSCSGCPSAS
- a CDS encoding DUF167 domain-containing protein translates to MSDRLQLTRTEDGVFFPVHVQPRASRAEICGVKEGELRLRLTSPPVEDAANKQCVELIAKALGVAKSRVSIRSGAKSRHKVVEVEGVGEEEILFLAPAS
- a CDS encoding DivIVA domain-containing protein, whose amino-acid sequence is MKITPMDIQQQQFKGKMIGGLDPEDVDAFLQTVAEEMEELLRENNELKEKLARSATQITEMESRESQLRETMLAAHRITEEMKANAQKEAQLLISEAELKGERIVADAEHTLATLRNQIQELKRERSQFEGSFKALLDNYYKLLALDNE